In Phoenix dactylifera cultivar Barhee BC4 chromosome 1, palm_55x_up_171113_PBpolish2nd_filt_p, whole genome shotgun sequence, the genomic stretch GATGCTCTAGCCACATGCATGGAAGACAAAgcaaggagaaagaaagggTCAGCACCCCTGGCTGTCTCGGTGTTCGCAATCTCAGCAAAAAGGAATCGTGAAAGAGCTCGTAGGGGTGGCGGAGACAGTGGAGCTTGGCAGGATGCGGTGGCTTTTGATGGTGAAAGGACGGATGGAACTCGCAACAAGGGAGGCAGGGAAGGTTTGAGAGGGAGGGATTCGAATTGTTTTGGCTGTGACAGACTGTGGCGCCCGACTGTGGCGGCATGGCAGCcactagagaggaggaagcAGGGAGAGGTGGAAGAATCTAAGCTTGGTGGTGATTAATTACTGAAAAATGAGAGGGGGGGGTGTTAAAGTAGGAGTTTTGCGGCCATTTCTATGATTTTGGCGGCGGTTGTGAGCCGCCCAACGGTTGGTGCTTGTCAGCTTTTTCCTGATGGTAGAAGCTTGTGTAGAGGATAGTGCCATTCCTCTATTTCAAGCCCTATCCATTTTCTTGAATTTTTAGATGAGAGTCAGTTGGGTCTGCCAACTTTAGTTCAAAATGGGTCTAGTTTGGACCAGTTTTCACAATCCTAAAAGAAAGTTCAGGATGAGAGTAAAGAAATGTCTTGTCAGCCTATCCCCATATGGAAAGATATTAGTAAGGACCTCGATCCTTTTTGGAACTGCACCTCCTTCAAATTAGGTAATAGTAACAATATCAGATTTTGGAAGGACACTGGAATTTCCACATTGCTCTTATTTTTAGCTACTCTTTCTCCAGAGCTGTAAAAGTGAATATTTCGGTGGCATCCTAATGGAATTGGAGGCCTCTTTGTTAGAGAGGCAAACTTCATGGCCCCCTCACTTAGCACCAAGCTTTGGAGTTGGAGAATTTGATGGATCTTCTCTCCCCTGTTAGATTGTCTAGAATAGCGGATACCCCAATTTGGAAGCTCAACTTGAGTGGCTCCTTATTGGTAGACTCATATTCCAGGTTCATTAGCAAAGGAGGATTGATCTGCCCGTGCTACCAGGTTATATGGAAAGCAGCTGTGCTTGAGAAGGTGAAGGCATTTATATGTCTAGCTTTGAAAAACAAACTTTGCACTAGAGAAGTACTTGCAAAAAAGGGTTGGTTGGTGAGTATGGGCTGCCAATTATGTGTAGGAAACAATGAAACTGTTTCTCACCTCTTCCTTAGATGTCCCCTTACTAGAAGCATTTGGTTTACCCTAAAGACTTGTTTAAACTAacatggatggccaaccaactCAAATAGTATGGGATTAGCTATTAATAGCTATGTTTTGTCATGTTTGGCAATAGagagatcgaagaatttttcttgaaattttttttttcccatctaTGCTACTCTTTCTAAAGATCTTTCATTCTTTTCAGCTGTGGGAACACCTTGGCTCTGAAAGGATTGCGGTTGGACGTAGGATGTGTGATGGCCTAGTTCAGACCTGGTCTACTTGACCGGCCTGACCCAAACTTGGCCTAGCCCAAGCCTtcgggaaggaaaaaaaagagagcaagaGATCGCGATCCCCTGCCCAAACGGCCGCCATTCAGGTGCGGCTAGCATGAAACCCCTGGATCCTATGCTAACGACCAGCCGGTGCCTTCATTTGTCATCCCTCTCCCAAGGATCCTATTTAAACCCCTCTTCCCCTCGATCGACACATTGTTGCTCACCTCCCcactttcttcctcctccttctccggtgGCCGGTGGGCTACCTCGGTCAAACACTGCCGCtaaaaaatctctctttttaTCTCTAAGCTTTCGCTCTCCTGTTTTTACAGACCGAGCTTGCCGCTCGTGCTTCATCGAAAATCAGGGTTGCCGCTGCCTCCAGAGCTAAGTATCACGTTGTTCTTCCTCTCCTTTgtcctctcttccttcccaaGGTCCCTAACCACCATCCCCGGTCGAAGATTTGAACCGAAAAGTCTCTCCCCTATTTCGCCTTtgatttcctcttttctcccttttttcaGGCTAGGTCCACCACCAATGCTTGTCGCCAAAGCTCTCAGCTTCTTCCTCCTGTCGACCCTTGGACGAAGCTGGACCCCCAGCCATCAGCGAGCGGATTGGGACTTGAGAAAAAGATATAAGTATTTGAAAAGCTCTTAGATAGCTATGAATGATTTCTAAAATTGGAGAGATCGACACTTAGAGCTAACATAAATACAAACACAGGCCCTGCCAATGGGTATAAAGTTGGCATGTGAAACATGATTCTATGTCGATTACAAACACAAGCCTTGTCACGGGTATAAAGTGACTGTAGCACGAATATATGTGAGTAATATTTTGAACTATAATGTGCTAAAAGGCAGAAGAATAGTTCATGAATTTTTTTGATCTTATAACCATATTTATAAACTATTGAAGATTTATACATGCATGATtgatttatgcatgcatgattggttttacaaattattttaatatattatactatgaaatgttttatttttgtaatattatttttcttaaatgatgcattgatatggaaaaacttttgctttatcttaTCAGGTAATGTAAATTTTAATTATTGAGCTATGTTGCTCACatacttctattttttttccagaTGAATAGGGTCAGTAAGAACGAAGGATGGTCCAAGCTTGGAGTACGCACTAGCAAACTTGGCGATTTGTAACataatttttattctttagttGGTTATTTATTCGTAGCTTAGCAATTTTCTAAATATTAATAATTATGGGGTTTGGTATTTTTGTTTGGATTTAGACGCTCTGAACCAACgtttatattaatatttaatgGATGATGAAATTAGATCTCTTTAATATATTTTGTTTGTGCAAGGTTTGGAAGCTAAGATGCAATGGTTAGCTTCGTGTTATCATGGGCAGTACCCCACGATAGTATGGCCATGTTATGTCACAGATTTAGGGCATGACATTTTGTGGTGTTAGAGCAAACTAGACCTATAGTCGATGTGGACTAGAGAACACTACAACACAGGTTCATGGAAGATAACCATGGGCCGATCAAATTTAAATGCATTTGAACTCTTGGCCTGACAAGGGCATCAGGGCTTAAAATGAAAGGAGCATGTGAGAATCTGTGTGGACGTATATTTGGTCTCATATTGGTTATTTGTTAAAAAGATTTTGGGTGcttatataggactaagaaACTCAAAAAATACTATTCGGTTAGTATTTTTGGGTGAAGTCCTgaattattataggatgatTGAGGTTCTTTGTTCTCTTTGATTCCAAAGCAAATCCCCCATTCCCTGTTGCGTATTCTCTGTATGGACAGGAGGCATCCTGTTCCTAcatattttgtttgttttctttgtcCTCTTTTCTCTATTGtagtttcttttctctctcgttCTTACTTTGTAAATATCTTCTTTGAACGAATAAATTTTGGCGGCGGGTGGAGGCGTCTCACTTTCTCCTAATCCGTTCAAGAAAGATGGCGGAAGTGTCTCACTCGATGAGTACCAGCAAGTGGATGGAAACGTTATCCTGCTTTCGTCACTTAATCAAGGAATTCTTATATATACcaacttttttctttctttaattctTATATTGTTAAAGTTTAGTCAAGTCACATGGTAATAATTTAGGATAGCAATCATTCTTTAGTTTAGAGCCTGGTTGTTGGTGATATTTTGGTATTATAATCGAAAATTTTTtaactttaaaaattatttttgatgtGCTTGTCCTAAACTTGACTGTAAATTGTAGATATAATATTGGGAATATCATCCAATGGGTCTTGCAAAGACTTCGTTCGGATTATCTGAGATCGAGCAGTGGTCATCGTTGCTCGAGTCGTGACAGTCATGGCCTGGTTTGGCTCGATGGGTGAGTCTACGCACCAAGAAGGCCCCCATTGCCCTATCATTGCTTGCTGACTTGTCTTTATTGCAACAGTCCTTTTCTTGTGCACCGCCAAGACCGTggtcttctttgtttttttttactttttgtgcTTCTCATTCTGGCCAGTACATGGCTAACATTCGGCATGGCTGGGGTCGATTAGCGACCGGCTCTACGGTACAGTAcatggcgagagagagagagagagagtagaaatttcttaaagaacAAGAGGTGCGGCAACCAATTAAGATAAATTGTCAAGCGGCATTTAGTACAAGGTGATGACCTTAAAACCAATAGTAATGTGGATGGAGATTACAGTATTACCAATTTTGGTTGCACCCTAGTGATACTATATGACAGTGGTCTCAAGTCAACTCTATATTCGAAATCACCATCCAACTCAGTGATGTTAAATTTGTCCTTAAAGTACATGCTTCCAAAATCACCTTAGGATAGTAATATTGGACTAAATTTTAaggataaaaatcaaaaaaaaattatttctaaaaatGCCGATCTTTGGAGAAAAAAGTTTTTCTGGTTGGAAAGGGTTAGATGATctcataaaaaaaatcttttgattaGGAAGGTTTGATGATCCCTCGAAGTTACTTTAATAGATTTTAACCAATTTTGGGTCTTCTTGAATTGGTTCGGAATGATGGATTTTGATAATTTGATTGTTTAATCGTTGAAAAATATATGGAATATATCAAGAATAGTTTTTGGTCTTACATGATTTATGATCTTGAATTTCTAAAGCATACCAAACAGGTTAATCAGAAATATTGAGAATCTTTAATCATCTggatatagcagacccattagGCAAGATGATTTAGATCATTGGGGATCATATATATTATCTTGTGATGAGGATCACCAATGATCTAAGTTTACCAAAATAATCCTATTTGAGCCACCAAACATTCAAAGTATTCTTACATTGAGATGTTGTGTGTTCTGAGAGGAACAGGCAAGCTCTGGGCTCGATTGCTTCCACAATTTCTTCTCCAGtgattttccttttattttttttcctcctgcCATCTCTGTTCATCcttgttcccttttttttttttttggtcatacTCTCTTCTGTACCTTCTCTTTGCTTCAATAATATTTAATAGGTGTTCGTTTAAAATAAACCTCGCCATCCATCAATATATCTACGATGGTCTTAAATCTAAGATACTAGAATATTGTCCAAGACTTGCCATTTTGCATTCTAGCCATTCATAAAGGGACAAACCatcactcaaaaaaaaattaaaaataaaaataaaataaaataaaagggagAAACCTACCAGAGCAACACTCGGACCCCACATAAccttcataataataataataaaaaaaagagtaacCATGTCCTCCTGGTTCCCGGTTATCACAGATCCCAAGTTAATCGATACACACAGGGCATACTTGAGTTGTCCATCTTCCAAATCCGGAGTGCTGCCCCGTTGGCACGTCCTACATAATGTTGCAAGAAGGCTCGTAGTTGGGTTGGTGATATCCGTAGGGTGGCGCCACTTGGATGGGATACGGCCAGGCCACTGGCTTggtctcctcttccttcttctcttccttcttctcgtcCGTTGCTGCAACGCTAACCAGCTCGACATAGCCCATTCGTTTCCTAAGCGTTGTTGTCAGTGCGATTGAGTCGATTCCATCGCCCTCCACTACGATCTTGTCCCCGTCTACTGATGCAGATATTACACCTGCCATGCCATCATCCAAAAGACCAATCATAAGGAATTCTATCAA encodes the following:
- the LOC103710676 gene encoding heavy metal-associated isoprenylated plant protein 16-like isoform X1, giving the protein MVKQKIVMKVTMEDSKKRSKALKSAVGSPGVISASVDGDKIVVEGDGIDSIALTTTLRKRMGYVELVSVAATDEKKEEKKEEETKPVAWPYPIQVAPPYGYHQPNYEPSCNIM